Proteins encoded by one window of Superficieibacter sp. HKU1:
- a CDS encoding DUF2238 domain-containing protein, with amino-acid sequence MTPTLTPLMMKTGVLILLLILVYTGVATHDGATWLMEVTPVIIVIPLLLLTQRRYPLTPLLYILIFFHAIILIVGGMYTYAKVPIGFDVQAWFGLSRNPYDKLGHFFQGLVPALAAREILLRGQIIRGKKMLAFIVCCIALAISATYELIEWWAALAMGQGADDFLGTQGDPWDTQSDMFCALLGALTTVLILAGWHTRQLLHYRLLTPVKD; translated from the coding sequence ATGACCCCGACGCTAACTCCGCTGATGATGAAAACCGGCGTGCTGATCCTGTTACTTATCCTGGTCTATACCGGGGTGGCGACCCACGATGGCGCGACATGGCTAATGGAAGTGACGCCGGTGATTATCGTTATTCCGCTATTGCTCCTGACGCAGCGGCGCTATCCGCTGACGCCGCTGCTTTATATTCTGATTTTTTTCCACGCCATCATCCTGATTGTCGGCGGAATGTATACCTATGCCAAAGTGCCGATAGGTTTCGACGTTCAGGCGTGGTTTGGTCTGAGCCGTAACCCTTACGATAAGCTGGGGCACTTTTTTCAGGGGCTGGTTCCGGCGCTGGCGGCGCGGGAGATCCTGCTGCGTGGGCAGATTATCCGCGGCAAGAAAATGCTGGCATTTATCGTCTGCTGCATTGCGCTGGCAATCAGCGCCACCTATGAACTGATTGAGTGGTGGGCCGCGCTGGCGATGGGGCAGGGCGCGGATGATTTTCTCGGCACCCAGGGCGATCCGTGGGATACCCAGTCGGATATGTTTTGTGCGCTGCTCGGCGCGCTGACCACGGTGCTGATTTTAGCAGGCTGGCACACGCGGCAGCTTCTGCACTATCGCTTACTTACACCCGTAAAGGACTAA
- a CDS encoding VOC family protein, whose protein sequence is MAHWQTIKELQDICADLPRFTQALTQLSARLGLDITPLDADHISLRCHQNTTAERWRRGFEKCGALLSENIINGRPICLFKLAEPVEVGTWRFTVVELPWPGEKRYPHEGWEHIEIVLPGAPETLNARALALLSDDGLSQPGIAVKTSSPKGDNERLPNPTLAVTDGKITIKFHPWSIEAIVASETQTED, encoded by the coding sequence ATGGCCCACTGGCAGACAATAAAAGAATTGCAGGATATTTGCGCGGACCTACCGCGTTTCACCCAGGCGCTGACACAACTCAGCGCCCGCCTGGGGCTGGATATTACGCCGCTGGACGCCGATCATATTTCGCTGCGCTGCCATCAAAATACCACTGCGGAACGCTGGCGGCGCGGTTTTGAAAAGTGTGGCGCATTACTGTCAGAGAATATCATCAATGGCCGCCCCATCTGTCTTTTCAAACTGGCGGAACCTGTTGAGGTCGGCACCTGGCGCTTCACGGTGGTGGAGCTGCCCTGGCCCGGCGAAAAACGTTATCCGCATGAGGGCTGGGAACATATTGAAATTGTGCTGCCGGGCGCACCGGAAACGCTGAATGCCCGCGCGCTGGCATTGCTGTCTGATGACGGGCTTAGTCAACCTGGGATTGCGGTGAAAACCAGTTCGCCGAAGGGCGATAATGAACGTCTGCCTAACCCCACGCTGGCGGTTACCGACGGTAAGATCACCATCAAATTTCATCCGTGGTCAATTGAGGCCATCGTTGCCAGCGAAACGCAGACAGAGGATTGA
- the argS gene encoding arginine--tRNA ligase: protein MNIQALLSEKISQALIAAGAPADCEPQVRQSAKVQFGDYQANGVMAVAKKLGMAPRQLAEQVLTHLDLNGIASKTEIAGPGFINIFLEPAFLAGLVDDALKSERLGVEQPEPQTIVIDYSAPNVAKEMHVGHLRSTIIGDAAVRTQEFLGHHVIRANHVGDWGTQFGMLIAYLEKQQQENAGEMALADLEAFYRDAKKHYDEDAEFAERARGYVVKLQGGDEYCREMWRKLVDITMAQNQIAYQRLNVTLTRDNVMGESLYNPMLPGIVADLKAKGLAVESEGATVVFLDEYKNKEGEPMGVIIQKKDGGYLYTTTDIACAKYRYETLHADRVLYYIDSRQHQHLMQAWTIVRKAGYVPASVPLEHHMFGMMLGKDGKPFKTRAGGTVKLSDLLDEALERARRLVAEKNPEMPADELETLANAVGIGAVKYADLSKNRTTDYIFDWDNMLAFEGNTAPYMQYAYTRVLSVFRKAHIDEQQLLNTTVRIREDREAQLAARLLQFEETITVVAREGTPHVMCAYLYDLAGLFSGFYEHCPILTAESEEVRNSRLKLALLTAKTLKLGLDMLGIETPERM from the coding sequence GTGAATATTCAGGCTCTTCTCTCAGAAAAAATCAGCCAGGCGCTGATTGCGGCAGGTGCTCCCGCCGATTGCGAACCTCAGGTTCGCCAGTCGGCTAAAGTGCAGTTCGGCGATTATCAGGCAAACGGCGTTATGGCCGTCGCCAAAAAACTGGGCATGGCACCGCGACAACTGGCAGAACAGGTTCTGACTCATCTCGATCTTAACGGTATCGCCAGCAAAACCGAGATTGCCGGGCCGGGCTTTATTAATATCTTTCTGGAACCCGCATTCCTCGCGGGACTGGTAGACGATGCGCTGAAATCTGAACGTCTGGGCGTCGAACAGCCGGAACCACAGACCATCGTGATCGACTACTCCGCGCCAAACGTGGCGAAAGAGATGCACGTTGGTCATCTGCGTTCAACCATCATCGGTGATGCAGCGGTACGTACTCAGGAGTTTCTCGGCCATCACGTGATCCGCGCTAACCACGTCGGTGACTGGGGCACGCAGTTCGGGATGCTGATCGCGTATCTGGAAAAACAGCAGCAGGAAAACGCCGGTGAGATGGCGCTGGCGGACCTCGAAGCGTTTTACCGCGACGCCAAAAAACATTACGACGAAGACGCTGAATTCGCCGAGCGCGCGCGTGGCTACGTGGTCAAGCTTCAGGGCGGCGACGAATACTGCCGCGAGATGTGGCGCAAGCTGGTGGACATCACCATGGCGCAAAACCAGATCGCCTATCAGCGCCTGAATGTTACGCTGACCCGCGATAACGTGATGGGTGAAAGCCTGTATAACCCAATGCTGCCGGGCATCGTGGCCGATCTGAAAGCCAAAGGGCTGGCGGTCGAGAGCGAAGGCGCGACGGTGGTTTTCCTTGATGAATACAAAAACAAGGAAGGCGAACCGATGGGCGTGATCATCCAGAAAAAGGATGGCGGCTACCTTTATACCACCACCGACATCGCCTGTGCCAAATACCGTTACGAGACGCTGCATGCCGATCGCGTGCTGTATTATATCGACTCCCGCCAGCACCAGCATCTGATGCAGGCATGGACCATCGTGCGCAAAGCGGGCTATGTGCCGGCGTCCGTGCCGCTGGAACACCACATGTTCGGCATGATGCTCGGCAAAGACGGCAAACCGTTTAAAACCCGCGCGGGCGGCACGGTGAAACTGTCCGACCTGCTGGACGAAGCGCTGGAACGCGCCCGCCGCCTGGTGGCCGAAAAGAACCCGGAGATGCCTGCCGACGAGCTGGAAACCCTGGCAAATGCGGTCGGTATTGGCGCGGTAAAATATGCCGATCTGTCGAAAAACCGGACCACTGACTATATCTTCGACTGGGATAACATGCTGGCCTTTGAAGGCAATACCGCGCCGTATATGCAGTATGCCTATACCCGCGTGCTGTCCGTTTTCCGCAAAGCGCACATTGATGAGCAGCAACTGCTGAATACCACGGTGCGCATCCGTGAAGATCGTGAAGCCCAGCTGGCGGCCCGCCTGTTACAGTTCGAAGAAACCATCACCGTGGTGGCGCGTGAAGGCACGCCGCACGTGATGTGCGCCTACCTGTACGATCTCGCCGGCCTGTTCTCTGGCTTCTACGAGCACTGCCCAATCCTCACCGCGGAGAGCGAAGAGGTGCGTAACAGCCGCCTGAAGCTGGCGCTGCTGACGGCGAAAACGCTGAAGCTGGGTCTGGATATGCTGGGAATTGAGACGCCAGAACGGATGTGA